From Euzebya sp., one genomic window encodes:
- a CDS encoding Wzz/FepE/Etk N-terminal domain-containing protein — protein MSQPATATAEPMFDTGPPVLPALWAARWSILLSAVIAGLLGFGLSALQPSSYQATAELLLADPRNSGVFEDTGVNFLDPSRYVRNQAELARSGPVMAEASALVGGRFTPEQVADRVDVRPSVDLDLLTITASDGTGAGAADLANAVAEAYQTVVRQQVADRTEASLTELRGQRVQLEETIAAAEEAVAADPGDTAAAAQRDAAVDQLVSINNRIDQIAVDASLFGAGVDLVEEAEIPGAPAAPQPYRNAVLATVLGALAAAGWAWWRADETATVDGRNDPAEVLRAPLLGVVPSYEETRTDTALPTVASPTSGISEAYQFLVSAIAHQLEEIDGRAILITSAGPTDGKTLTAANLAIAAAQDGREVLLLDADTRVRGLTRLFEVEPRGGLADLVQGDTLEDVITIMHLEDRKAVPMIPAVPLGDDTAAFFRTPEFRRVAADLSEAADLVIYDTPPMLLASDTAAIASSCDGIVLVVARGTSIQHLTQLRERLDRIGTPVLGYVFTKARADRSYGYDYYGYGYRHLDFTEEEQARASRATAGGAAREEAPGRNRNARA, from the coding sequence ATGAGCCAGCCCGCCACCGCGACGGCGGAGCCGATGTTCGACACCGGCCCGCCGGTGCTGCCCGCGCTGTGGGCGGCGCGGTGGAGCATCCTGCTGTCAGCGGTCATCGCCGGGCTGTTGGGGTTCGGGTTGTCGGCGCTGCAGCCCTCGAGCTACCAGGCCACCGCGGAGCTGCTGCTGGCGGACCCGCGCAACTCCGGGGTGTTCGAGGACACCGGCGTGAACTTCCTGGACCCCTCCCGATACGTCCGCAACCAGGCGGAGCTGGCCCGGTCCGGTCCGGTGATGGCCGAGGCGTCGGCGCTGGTCGGGGGCCGGTTCACCCCCGAGCAGGTGGCCGATCGGGTGGACGTCCGCCCCTCCGTCGACCTGGACCTGCTGACGATCACCGCGTCGGACGGGACGGGGGCCGGGGCGGCGGACCTGGCCAACGCGGTCGCCGAGGCGTACCAGACGGTGGTGCGCCAGCAGGTGGCGGACCGGACCGAGGCGTCGCTGACCGAGCTGCGCGGCCAGCGGGTGCAGCTGGAGGAGACGATCGCGGCGGCGGAGGAGGCGGTCGCGGCGGATCCGGGCGACACGGCCGCGGCGGCGCAGCGTGATGCGGCAGTGGACCAGCTGGTCAGCATCAACAACCGCATCGACCAGATCGCGGTGGACGCCAGCCTGTTCGGGGCCGGTGTGGACCTGGTGGAGGAGGCGGAGATCCCCGGGGCTCCCGCCGCCCCGCAGCCGTACCGCAACGCGGTGCTGGCGACGGTGCTGGGCGCGCTGGCCGCGGCGGGGTGGGCGTGGTGGCGGGCGGACGAGACCGCGACGGTGGATGGGCGGAACGATCCCGCTGAGGTGCTGCGCGCGCCGTTGCTGGGGGTGGTGCCGTCGTATGAGGAGACCCGGACGGACACGGCCCTGCCGACGGTGGCCAGCCCCACGTCGGGGATCAGCGAGGCGTACCAGTTCCTCGTGTCGGCGATCGCCCACCAGCTCGAGGAGATCGACGGCAGGGCGATCCTGATCACCTCGGCAGGGCCGACGGACGGCAAGACCTTGACCGCGGCGAACCTCGCGATCGCCGCGGCCCAGGACGGCCGGGAGGTGCTGTTGTTGGATGCCGACACGCGGGTGCGGGGGTTGACCAGGTTGTTCGAGGTCGAGCCGCGCGGGGGGCTGGCGGACCTGGTGCAGGGCGACACGCTCGAGGACGTCATCACGATCATGCACCTGGAGGACCGCAAGGCCGTGCCGATGATCCCCGCGGTCCCGCTGGGGGACGACACCGCCGCGTTCTTCCGGACCCCGGAGTTCCGGCGGGTCGCGGCGGACCTGTCCGAGGCCGCGGACCTGGTGATCTACGACACCCCGCCGATGTTGCTGGCCAGCGACACCGCGGCGATCGCGAGCAGCTGTGACGGGATCGTGCTGGTCGTGGCGCGGGGGACGTCGATCCAGCACCTCACCCAGCTGCGCGAGCGGCTGGACCGCATCGGCACCCCGGTGCTGGGCTACGTGTTCACCAAGGCCCGCGCGGACCGGTCCTACGGGTACGACTACTACGGCTACGGGTACCGCCACCTCGACTTCACCGAGGAGGAGCAGGCCCGCGCCAGCCGGGCGACGGCGGGCGGGGCGGCTCGCGAGGAGGCTCCGGGCCGGAATCGGAACGCGCGTGCGTAG
- a CDS encoding cell wall-binding repeat-containing protein, translating to MQTRRTRLIMLATLAVAMLGITVPAGSAEPSTAEVMLAAGAGQDFSPAVTAGGFAAENCWDDPTDDVINLEDENASIDEDRGDIVEHCANYAGDSLMLSAEVAEPTDPETDVNWESSQLGWFIDANGDDSGEFFAKLYTDADTGEVVAGVEDRLEGEPAEDIECDVDWDYADGVLSVTLAADCIGSEQSVAVSPGLIYDQRVEDLNGVATFDSAPNGGGFEGELDAGGLPEGITRLGGDERIETSVLISQQAYPNGADAVVLARQDVFADAVTGTPLAIELDAPILLTTTDALSPAADTEIDRLLDTGDPVYLLGGTAAISEEVESELTTLGYDVIRYGGSNRFETAVVIAEEGLNSPTEVLAADGGSFQDALVAGPAAATVDGAVLLTDGETVPPATADYLATEGVDVTAIGETAAAALPEADSVAGADAVNTSVLVAETYFPDATAVGLARVDEFADALTGGALIGQVPGPVLFVETDSLPMVVEEYLTDQDITSVAIFGGTTAVSQEVEDAIEDAIS from the coding sequence ATGCAAACGCGACGCACCCGTCTGATCATGCTGGCGACGTTGGCCGTGGCGATGCTCGGCATCACCGTGCCCGCTGGCAGCGCCGAACCGTCCACCGCCGAGGTCATGCTGGCCGCCGGTGCGGGGCAGGACTTCTCGCCAGCCGTCACCGCCGGCGGCTTCGCTGCCGAGAACTGCTGGGACGACCCCACCGACGACGTCATCAACCTCGAGGACGAGAACGCGTCCATCGACGAGGACCGCGGCGACATCGTGGAGCACTGCGCGAACTACGCCGGCGACAGCCTGATGCTGTCGGCTGAGGTCGCTGAGCCGACGGACCCCGAGACGGATGTCAACTGGGAGTCCTCGCAGCTCGGGTGGTTCATCGACGCGAACGGCGACGACAGCGGGGAGTTCTTCGCCAAGCTGTACACCGACGCGGACACCGGCGAGGTCGTCGCCGGGGTGGAGGACCGCCTGGAGGGCGAGCCCGCCGAGGACATCGAGTGCGACGTCGACTGGGACTACGCCGACGGCGTCCTGTCCGTGACGCTCGCCGCCGACTGCATCGGCTCCGAGCAGTCCGTCGCGGTCAGCCCCGGGCTGATCTACGACCAGCGTGTCGAGGACCTCAACGGCGTCGCGACCTTCGACAGCGCCCCCAACGGCGGCGGCTTCGAAGGTGAGCTCGATGCCGGCGGCCTGCCCGAGGGCATCACCCGTCTGGGCGGGGACGAGCGCATCGAGACCTCGGTCCTGATCAGCCAGCAGGCCTACCCGAACGGGGCGGACGCCGTCGTCCTGGCCCGCCAGGACGTCTTCGCAGACGCGGTGACCGGCACCCCGCTGGCCATCGAGCTGGACGCCCCGATCCTGCTGACGACCACCGACGCCCTGAGCCCGGCAGCGGACACCGAGATCGACCGGCTGCTCGACACCGGTGACCCCGTCTACCTGCTGGGCGGCACCGCGGCGATCTCCGAAGAGGTCGAGAGCGAGCTGACCACCCTGGGCTACGACGTCATCCGGTACGGCGGGTCGAACCGCTTCGAGACCGCGGTCGTCATCGCCGAGGAGGGGTTGAACAGCCCGACGGAAGTGCTGGCCGCTGACGGCGGCAGCTTCCAGGACGCCCTGGTTGCCGGCCCCGCGGCCGCGACGGTCGATGGCGCGGTCCTGCTGACCGACGGCGAGACCGTCCCGCCCGCGACCGCTGACTACCTGGCCACCGAGGGGGTCGACGTGACCGCCATCGGCGAGACGGCGGCCGCAGCCCTGCCGGAGGCGGACTCCGTCGCTGGGGCCGACGCCGTCAACACCTCGGTGCTGGTCGCAGAGACGTACTTCCCCGACGCCACCGCTGTCGGCCTCGCCCGCGTCGACGAGTTCGCCGACGCCCTGACCGGCGGCGCCCTCATCGGTCAGGTACCCGGCCCGGTGCTGTTCGTCGAGACCGACAGCCTGCCGATGGTGGTCGAGGAGTACCTGACCGACCAGGACATCACGTCCGTCGCGATCTTCGGTGGCACCACGGCGGTGTCCCAGGAGGTTGAGGACGCGATCGAGGACGCCATCAGCTAG
- a CDS encoding DUF4012 domain-containing protein yields the protein MGLVVMVLAGVAATAALTFLDAEDRLQVVRDRLQVAVDAVGAGDIAAADDAFAQAEDAAGAAVGRVRSPLVRLVGFLPVIGPTVDSVVATTEAADLIAGAGRQITASLRDIPGGLDALTLGGGGEAGWLDAVQTLQDPVVDAAARLELARDLVEHAPARTRVARVDAARTRLLDELTQINPIVQNGAALAGALPTLFGDEQPRRYFLGAHNPAELRGTGGFIGAYAILIAEAGEVTISPFTPTQELPQDVLDEDTAPTATFLERYGERIAGNGTWLNVNLSADLPTVADAIQAMYQAAEGQRLDGVILVDPFALEAMLRTTGPVTSPDPDVGTLTADTVVPFITTEAPIALGFGGERKEVLGESAQVVLDEFLSGDVPGRARIDALAEAVSGGHLLIHAADPEVQAVIEAVGAGGGLPEPEGTVAALSLVNTTAGKADVWLDRTVDWDVTLDPDGTASAIVTVALSNGTPEDPSLPRYITGPADHIDLPPGTSRPQVSLACGECEPLQVSWSDAGDYGYSVHREAGHVTIVTSPVLEPGEEVTVRFVVDIPRAWGRSGTGGVVTPTFWTAPSILGTDVDVTLTPPPGWAFDQPEQDGDVRIDGGRAIIEGTDVRELSHELTLSVQR from the coding sequence GTGGGGCTGGTCGTCATGGTCCTGGCGGGCGTCGCCGCTACGGCAGCCCTGACGTTCCTCGACGCCGAGGACCGGCTGCAGGTGGTCCGCGACCGGCTGCAGGTCGCCGTCGACGCGGTCGGTGCCGGTGACATCGCTGCGGCCGACGACGCGTTCGCCCAGGCCGAGGACGCGGCGGGTGCTGCGGTCGGCCGGGTCCGGTCGCCCCTCGTGCGCCTGGTCGGCTTCCTGCCGGTCATCGGCCCGACCGTCGACTCCGTCGTCGCCACCACCGAGGCCGCCGACCTGATCGCCGGCGCCGGACGCCAGATCACCGCGTCCCTGCGCGACATCCCCGGCGGCCTCGATGCGCTGACCCTCGGCGGGGGAGGGGAGGCGGGGTGGCTCGACGCGGTCCAGACCCTGCAGGACCCGGTCGTCGACGCCGCCGCCCGCCTCGAGCTGGCCCGCGACCTGGTCGAGCACGCGCCGGCGCGCACGCGCGTGGCACGGGTCGACGCCGCACGGACCCGGCTGCTCGACGAGCTGACCCAGATCAACCCGATCGTGCAGAACGGCGCCGCGCTGGCCGGGGCCCTCCCGACCCTCTTCGGCGACGAGCAGCCACGTCGGTACTTCCTGGGGGCGCACAACCCCGCCGAGCTCCGCGGCACCGGCGGGTTCATCGGGGCCTACGCGATCCTGATCGCCGAGGCCGGCGAGGTGACCATCAGCCCGTTCACCCCGACCCAGGAGCTGCCGCAGGACGTGCTGGACGAGGACACGGCCCCCACGGCGACGTTCCTCGAGCGGTACGGCGAGCGCATCGCCGGCAACGGCACGTGGCTGAACGTCAACCTCTCCGCGGACCTCCCGACCGTGGCCGACGCCATCCAGGCGATGTACCAGGCGGCGGAGGGCCAGCGCCTGGACGGGGTCATCCTGGTCGACCCGTTCGCCCTGGAGGCGATGCTGCGCACCACCGGACCGGTCACCTCACCCGACCCCGACGTGGGGACGCTGACCGCCGACACGGTCGTGCCGTTCATCACCACCGAGGCACCGATCGCGCTCGGGTTCGGCGGTGAGCGCAAGGAGGTGCTGGGCGAGTCCGCCCAGGTCGTCCTGGACGAGTTCCTCTCCGGCGACGTGCCCGGCCGCGCCCGGATCGACGCGCTGGCCGAGGCCGTCAGCGGCGGCCACCTGCTGATCCACGCCGCCGACCCCGAGGTGCAGGCGGTCATCGAGGCCGTCGGCGCCGGGGGGGGGCTGCCCGAGCCGGAGGGGACAGTCGCGGCGCTCAGCCTGGTCAACACCACGGCTGGCAAGGCCGACGTGTGGCTGGACCGCACCGTCGACTGGGACGTCACCCTGGACCCCGACGGAACAGCCTCCGCGATCGTCACGGTGGCGCTGTCCAACGGCACGCCGGAGGACCCCTCCCTCCCCCGCTACATCACCGGGCCGGCGGATCACATCGATCTGCCGCCGGGGACATCCCGCCCCCAGGTCAGCCTGGCCTGCGGCGAGTGCGAGCCGTTGCAGGTCAGCTGGTCCGACGCCGGCGACTACGGCTACAGCGTCCACCGCGAGGCGGGCCACGTCACGATCGTCACCTCCCCGGTCCTCGAGCCGGGGGAGGAGGTCACCGTCCGGTTCGTCGTCGACATCCCCCGGGCGTGGGGGAGGTCGGGGACCGGCGGGGTCGTCACCCCGACGTTCTGGACCGCGCCGTCGATCCTGGGGACGGACGTGGACGTGACCCTCACCCCTCCCCCCGGGTGGGCGTTCGACCAGCCCGAGCAGGATGGCGATGTCCGCATCGACGGCGGACGCGCCATCATCGAGGGCACGGACGTGCGCGAGCTCAGCCACGAGCTGACGCTCTCGGTGCAGCGATGA